One part of the Mycolicibacterium aromaticivorans JS19b1 = JCM 16368 genome encodes these proteins:
- a CDS encoding CsbD family protein, giving the protein MAGNSGPEEGIKGVVEDVKGKAKEAVGTVTGSDDLTEEGKAQQDKAEAQRDAAAKEAEAEKARGEAKAQEKRQESHQ; this is encoded by the coding sequence ATGGCAGGCAACAGCGGACCCGAAGAGGGCATCAAGGGCGTCGTCGAAGACGTCAAGGGCAAAGCCAAGGAAGCCGTCGGCACCGTGACCGGCAGCGATGACCTCACTGAAGAGGGCAAGGCGCAGCAGGACAAGGCTGAGGCTCAGCGTGACGCTGCGGCCAAGGAAGCCGAGGCCGAAAAGGCTCGCGGCGAGGCCAAGGCCCAAGAGAAGCGACAAGAGTCGCACCAGTAG
- a CDS encoding YnfA family protein, whose translation MLVLKSAALFLAAALLEIGGAWLVWQGIREHRGWIWVGFGVIALGAYGFVATLQPDAHFGRILAAYGGVFIAGSLLWGMAADGFRPDRWDVTGSLICLVGVALIMYGPRG comes from the coding sequence ATGCTTGTGCTGAAATCGGCGGCCCTGTTCCTGGCTGCGGCGCTGCTGGAGATCGGCGGTGCCTGGCTGGTGTGGCAGGGCATTCGCGAACATCGAGGCTGGATTTGGGTTGGCTTCGGCGTAATCGCCTTGGGGGCTTATGGTTTCGTCGCAACGCTGCAGCCTGACGCGCACTTCGGGCGGATCCTGGCCGCCTACGGCGGGGTGTTCATCGCGGGTTCACTGCTGTGGGGTATGGCGGCCGACGGGTTCCGCCCAGACCGCTGGGATGTGACCGGTTCGCTGATTTGCCTGGTGGGAGTGGCGCTGATCATGTACGGCCCACGAGGCTGA